In Tessaracoccus sp. MC1865, the DNA window TAGCCACCTGTGGCCTCGTAGCGGGCGAGCTTCCAGGAGTTGGGTGCGCCCCACTGTTCGCTGAGGACGGGGGTGAGCAGGTCGGTCACTGTGCGGCCTCCTGCTCGGCGGCGGCCGGCTTCGCGTCAGCGGCCGGGGCCTTCCAGTCGTTCTCACGGGCGATGTCGACACCGGCCAGCGAGGCGTGACCTGCGGAGGGCCCTTCGTCGGCCCGGCCGTCGGGGAACCCGGCGAGGACGCGCTCGGCTTCGCGCCAGGACGTGATGGTCGCGCCACGGGAGGAGACGACCTCCTCGTCCTTCTGCAGCTTCTCCAGCAGGTCGTCGGCCTTCTCCGGGGTCATGTTGTCGAAGAACTCCCAGTTGACCATCATCACGGGGGCGAAGTCGCACGCCGCGTTGCACTCGAGGCGCTCCAGCGAGATCTGGCCGTCCGGGGTGGTCTCACCCTCGTCGATGCCGAGGCGCTTCTTGGCCCGGTCGAGCAGGATGTCGCCGCCCATCACCGCGCAGAGAGCGGTGGTGCAGACGCCGACGTGCTGCTTGCCGGCGGGGCGGCGCTTGTACATGGTGTAGAACGTCGCGACGCCGGAGACCTGGGCCGTGCTGATGCCCAGCACGTCGGCGCACACTTCGATGCCCCGGGGGCTGATCCGGCCGTCGACCGACTGGACGAGGTGGAGCATCGGCAGGAGTGCGGAACGAGGCTGCGGGTAGCGGGCCGCCAGTTCGCGCAGTTCGGCGATGGTGCCGTCGTCGATCTGGGACGACTGGTCGGTGTAGTCCACCGAACCGGAATCTGGGAAGTGGCTGGCAAAGTGGCCGCTCATCGGTCCACACCTCCAAGTACAGGGTCAAGGCTGGCGAGCGAGACGACGACGTCGGACATCATTCCGCCCTCGCACATCATCGGGATCGACTGCAGATGGTTGAAACCGGGATCGCGGAAGTGCACCCGGTAGGGGCGTGTGCCGCCGTCGGAGACGACGTGGCACGCGAGTTCGCCCTTGGGGGATTCGATGGCCTGGTAGACCTGCCCCACCGGGACCCGGAAGCCCTCGGTGACGATCTTGAAGTGGTGGATGAGCGCTTCCATGGACTCGCCCATGATGTGCTTGATGTGCTCGTTGCTGTTGCCCTGACCGTCGGCGCCCAGCGACAGCTGAGCGGGCCAGGCGATCTTCGGGTCTGCCACCATGACCGGCTGGCCGTGCGTGCGCTCGAGGCGGTCGATGCACTGCTCGACGATCTTGAGGGACTCCCAGCACTCCTGCAGCCGGATCCGGAAACGGCCGTAGGCGTCGTCCGAATCCCAGGTCACGACGTCGAAGTCGTAGGTCTCGTAGCCGCAGTAGGGCTGCGTCTTGCGCAGGTCCCAGGCGTAGCCGGTGGCGCGCAGCGGCGGGCCGGACATGCCCATCATCGTGGCCGCGGTGAGGTCCATCACGCCGACGCCGGACTGGCGGCCGATGAAGATGGGGTTCTCGTTGCAGAAGGCGGCGTACTCCGGCAGGTGCTTCTTGAGCCAGTCCACGATGGTG includes these proteins:
- a CDS encoding NADH-quinone oxidoreductase subunit D, producing the protein MAQGGDWTDIAAEQAERGDETIVVNMGPQHPSTHGVLRLILEMDGETVKSIRPGIGFLHTGIEKNAEYKTWVQGVTYVTRMDYVAPLFNEAVYCLAVEKLLGITDDIPERASVIRVLMMELNRIASHLVAMGTGGMEIGALTVMTIAFREREMILDFFEAISGLRMNHAFIRPGGVANDLPEDGISQLRTIVDWLKKHLPEYAAFCNENPIFIGRQSGVGVMDLTAATMMGMSGPPLRATGYAWDLRKTQPYCGYETYDFDVVTWDSDDAYGRFRIRLQECWESLKIVEQCIDRLERTHGQPVMVADPKIAWPAQLSLGADGQGNSNEHIKHIMGESMEALIHHFKIVTEGFRVPVGQVYQAIESPKGELACHVVSDGGTRPYRVHFRDPGFNHLQSIPMMCEGGMMSDVVVSLASLDPVLGGVDR
- the nuoE gene encoding NADH-quinone oxidoreductase subunit NuoE; translated protein: MSGHFASHFPDSGSVDYTDQSSQIDDGTIAELRELAARYPQPRSALLPMLHLVQSVDGRISPRGIEVCADVLGISTAQVSGVATFYTMYKRRPAGKQHVGVCTTALCAVMGGDILLDRAKKRLGIDEGETTPDGQISLERLECNAACDFAPVMMVNWEFFDNMTPEKADDLLEKLQKDEEVVSSRGATITSWREAERVLAGFPDGRADEGPSAGHASLAGVDIARENDWKAPAADAKPAAAEQEAAQ